One Drosophila subobscura isolate 14011-0131.10 chromosome U, UCBerk_Dsub_1.0, whole genome shotgun sequence DNA window includes the following coding sequences:
- the LOC117901051 gene encoding uncharacterized protein LOC117901051: MPNKRKVTRSKSRSSSVFRRLKKPKPVCLRSLGDLNGSASALDAAANWATENLKKKENSKENLMQKEKSKSPSVHDFLPDDIEALQSESKKKIRNRVANAMRLLNFIEGGCEDSDSEDPTPVTLSQMHARARSRSAHRRPAAMSQRNNDVCSNCLIRCRSRGHRRNIQKGAKK; the protein is encoded by the coding sequence ATGCCAAATAAACGAAAAGTCACCAGAAGCAAGTCCCGAAGCTCGTCTGTCTTCCGCCGTCTCAAGAAACCCAAACCAGTATGTCTTCGCAGTTTGGGTGATCTGAACGGGTCGGCATCCGCTCtggatgcagcagcaaattggGCAACGGAAAATttgaagaagaaggagaattCAAAGGAGAATTTGATGCAGAAGGAGAAATCGAAATCCCCATCAGTTCACGACTTTCTGCCAGACGATATTGAGGCGTTACAGTCagagagcaaaaagaagaTTCGAAATCGTGTGGCCAACGCCATGAGGCTCCTAAACTTCATCGAGGGCGGCTGcgaagacagcgacagcgaggaCCCCACACCTGTTACCCTCTCACAGATGCATGCCCGAGCTCGTAGTCGCAGTGCCCACAGGCGCCCTGCTGCCATGAGCCAGAGGAATAATGATGTTTGCAGCAATTGTCTCAtccgctgccgcagccgcgGTCATCGTCGTAACATTCAAAAGGGtgccaaaaagtaa
- the LOC117901050 gene encoding T-complex protein 1 subunit delta, producing the protein MAPKARTVGIKPKSQTFKDKSKPTDVRMSNIQAAKAVSDAIRTSLGPRGMDKMIQAGNGEVSITNDGATILKQMNVLHPAAKMLVELSRAQDVEAGDGTTSVVVIAGALLEACEKLLQKGLHPTAISDSFQRCSNKAVEILTQMATPIELTDRETLIKSASTSLNSKVVSQQSSLLAPIAVDAVLKVTEPGKETSVDLKNIKVISSLGGTVEDTELIDGLVFTSRSAGTNAPKRIEKAKIGLIQFCISAPKTDMDHNVIVSDYAAMDRVLKEERSYILNIVKQIKKAGCNVLLVQKSILRDAVSDLAQHFLDKIKCLVVKDVEREDIEFVCKTLHCRPIASLDHFTAENLVSAELVEEVASGTNKFVKITGIQNMGRTVSIICRGSNKLVLEEAARSLHDALCVVRCLVKKPFQIVGGGAPEIEMSLQLAAVAQTVEGVDAYCFRAFADALEVIPSTLAENAGLNPIATVTELRNRHAQGEKNAGINVRKGAITDIYAENVVQPLLVSVSAITLATETIRSILKIDDIINTFS; encoded by the exons ATGGCGCCCAAGGCTAGAACCGTTGGTATTAAACCGAAGTCTCAGACCTTCAAAGACAAGTCCAAGCCCACCGATGTTCGCATGTCAAACATACAGGCGGCTAAAG CTGTCTCTGATGCCATCCGCACGAGCTTGGGTCCCCGCGGCATGGACAAGATGATTCAGGCTGGCAACGGTGAGGTTTCCATCACCAACGACGGTGCCACCATCTTGAAGCAGATGAATGTGCTCCACCCGGCCGCCAAGATGTTGGTCGAGCTGTCCCGCGCCCAGGATGTTGAGGCCGGTGACGGCACCACCTCGGTGGTGGTCATTGCCGGTGCCTTGCTGGAGGCCTGCGAGAAACTGCTGCAGAAGGGCTTGCACCCGACGGCAATTTCGGACTCGTTCCAGCGCTGCTCCAACAAGGCTGTGGAGATTCTCACACAGATGGCCACGCCCATCGAGCTGACGGATCGTGAGACTCTGATCAAGAGCGCCTCCACATCGCTCAACTCCAAGGTGGTCTCGCAGCAGAGCAGCCTTCTGGCCCCCATTGCCGTGGACGCAGTGCTGAAAGTCACCGAGCCGGGCAAGGAGACCTCCGTGGATCTCAAGAACATTAAGGTCATCTCCAGCCTGGGCGGCACCGTGGAGGACACTGAGCTGATTGATGGCTTGGTTTTCACCAGCCGCTCGGCCGGCACCAATGCTCCCAAGCGCATCGAGAAGGCCAAGATTGGTCTCATCCAGTTCTGCATTTCGGCACCCAAAACCGAT ATGGATCACAATGTGATTGTTTCGGATTACGCTGCCATGGATCGTGTATTGAAGGAGGAACGTTCCTACATTCTCAACATTGTCAAGCAGATCAAGAAGGCCGGCTGCAATGTCCTGCTGGTCCAAAAGTCCATCCTGCG TGATGCTGTTTCGGATCTGGCTCAGCATTTCCTGGACAAGATCAAGTGTTTGGTGGTCAAGGACGTGGAGCGTGAGGACATTGAGTTTGTCTGCAAGACCCTGCACTGCCGTCCGATTGCATCGTTGGATCACTTCACCGCCGAGAATCTGGTCAGCGCCGAGCTCGTGGAGGAGGTGGCCAGTGGCACCAACAAATTCGTGAAGATCACCGGCATCCAGAACATGGGACGCACTGTGTCGATCATTTGCCGTGGCTCGAACAAACTGGTGCTGGAGGAGGCAGCCCGCTCCCTGCACGACGCTCTCTGTGTGGTGCGTTGTCTGGTAAAGAAGCCGTTCCAGATTGTGGGCGGTGGCGCACCCGAGATCGAGATGTCGCTGCAACTGGCAGCCGTCGCCCAGACGGTGGAGGGTGTGGATGCCTACTGTTTCCGCGCATTTGCCGATGCCCTTGAGGTGATTCCCTCGACACTGGCCGAGAATGCCGGTCTCAATCCCATTGCCACTGTCACAGAGCTGCGCAATCGTCATGCCCAGGGTGAGAAGAATGCCGGCATCAATGTGCGCAAGGGCGCCATCACAGATATCTATGCGGAGAATGTGGTTCAGCCGCTGCTGGTCAGTGTTTCGGCCATCACCTTGGCCACGGAGACAATTCGCTCCATCTTGAAGATCGATGATATT ATCAATACCTTCAGCTAA
- the LOC117900880 gene encoding PITH domain-containing protein GA19395 gives MSHGHSHDHGGCGHEATDVDHALEMGIEYSLYTKIDSENLECLNEETEGSGKTVFKPYESRQDTSKFVQSDADEELLFNIPFTGNIKLKGIIICGANDDSHPNKVKIFKNRPKMTFDDAKMKPDQEFELTRDPRGEIEYSPKVVNFSSVHHLSLYFPSNFGDDNTRIYYIGLRGEFSEAHYHGVTICNYEARANAADHKNKAFDGVGRPIQ, from the exons ATGTCGCATGGACATTCCCACGACCAcggtggctgtggccacgAGGCCACCGATGTGGATCATGCCCTGGAAATGGGCATCGAATACAGTTTGTACACAAAAATTGATTCCGAGAATCTGGAGTGTCTGAACGAGGAAACCGAAGGCAGCGGCAAAACCGTCTTCAAGCCGTACGAATCTCGCCAGGACACGAGCAAATTTGTCCAGAGCGATGCGGATGAGGAGTTGCTCTTCAATATACCCTTTACCGGCAACATCAAACTCAAGGGCATCATCATCTGTGGCGCCAACGATGACTCGCATCCGAACAAGGTTAAAAT CTTCAAGAATCGTCCAAAGATGACATTCGATGATGCCAAGATGAAGCCCGATCAGGAGTTTGAGCTAACGCGCGATCCTCGCGGCGAAATTGAATACTCGCCCAAAGTGGTCAACTTCTCCTCTGTTCATCATCTGTCCCTGTACTTTCCCAGCAATTTCGGCGATGACAACACACGCATCTACTATATTG GTCTTCGAGGAGAGTTTAGCGAGGCGCACTACCATGGCGTTACCATCTGCAATTATGAAGCCCGTGCCAATGCTGCTGATCATAAAAACAAGGCATTTGATGGCGTTGGACGCCCAATTCAATAA
- the LOC117900878 gene encoding intraflagellar transport protein 43 homolog: MATCCLGNAEKINKLAMDWAEELKMTIRKTTARKGRRSKSRDVLKEESSQPVKDISIDITLNVQAQGSPTTTEATSSTYNNEFESHRPPIRRISGGWADAGFKGLKSKKNSFDDERFQQTKSATSVPTDDIPVIPDVDDFKDEIMLNEIVEPPTASLNRLAVLKEISTDLLSQHAFNAVDNFNLSILTDCLLPQETLNEVDEIWQWDKLFTEVSAEIHSDKAPNIGVKIGPDVVPPAAQHT; the protein is encoded by the exons ATGGCCACTTGTTGCCTTGGAAACgcggaaaaaataaacaaattagctATGGATTGGGCTGAGGAGCTGAAAATGACTATAAGAAAG ACAACGGCCCGCAAGGGTCGTCGCTCCAAGAGTCGCGATGTCTTGAAGGAGGAATCATCGCAACCGGTTAAGGACATTTCCATAGACATCACACTCAATGTGCAGGCACAGGGCAGTCCCACAACAACAGAGGCCACCTCGTCCACATACAACAATGAATTTGAATCCCATCGGCCGCCCATCCGACGCATATCTGGAGGCTGGGCGGATGCTGGCTTTAAAGGTTTAAA ATCCAAGAAGAATTCATTCGATGA CGAGCGTTTTCAGCAAACAAAGTCGGCCACGTCCGTGCCGACCGATGATATACCTGTTATACCCGATGTGGATGACTTCAAGGATGAAATTATGCTCAACGAGATAGTTGAACCGCCTAC GGCCAGCTTAAATCGTTTGGCGGTTCTCAAGGAGATCAGCACGGATTTGCTCTCGCAGCACGCTTTCAATGCAGTTGATAATTTTAATCTGTCCATACTGACCGATTGTCTGCTGCCCCAGGAGACACTCAACGAGGTCGATGAGATCTGGCAGTGGGACAAACTCTTCACTGAAGTGTCAGCCGAAATCCATTCGGATAAGGCGCCCAATATTGGTGTGAAAATCGGACCCGATGTGGTTCCACCAGCTGCCCAGCACACTTGA
- the LOC117900877 gene encoding PRKCA-binding protein isoform X1 → MLTDTDDDFFFEEDKMGMTVTTNAVVITKDQSNLIGISIGGGAPMCPCLYIVQIFDGTPAAREGSLQSGDELLAVNSVSVKGKTKVEVAKMIQTATDEVIVHYNKLHADPEQGKTLDIILKKLKHRIVDNMSSNTADTLGLSRAILCNDSLVKRLEELEGTELMYKGLVEHARRMLKAYYDLLQTYKSFGDCFTQISAHEPQQRASEAFRTFGEFHRTLEKDGLGIIKQIKPVLADLGTYLNKAIPDTKLTVRRYADAKFTYLSYCLKVKEMDDEEHGFASLQEPLYRVETGNYEYRLILRCRMDARSKFAKLRTDVLEKMELLECKHAMDLNKQLRSLLESLAELHRSLVERLDSLPPLFPIEVDFKETDFQYKSSTLKPQELDDDEIEANANPNSRPANIVCGLEAVELPAPIVNVEIKEPLESNAATDSTNTENETLLKELGLYDVDLLSNPQTISNQKDSISAQNDGYDFDLFLNQATAASSSLERDLMSSNAEEMDLLLQ, encoded by the exons ATGCTGACAGACACCGACGATGACTTCTTCTTCGAGGAGGATAAAAT GGGCATGACTGTCACCACAAATGCCGTCGTCATCACCAAGGATCAGAGCAACTTAATTGGCATCAGCATTGGCGGTGGAGCACCCATGTGTCCCTGTCTCTATATTGTGCAG ATTTTCGATGGCACGCCTGCTGCCCGCGAGGGTTCGCTTCAGTCTGGCGACGAGCTGCTGGCCGTCAACTCCGTCAGTGTGAAGGGCAAGACGAAAGTGGAGGTGGCCAAGATGATACAAACGGCCACCGATGAGGTCATCGTGCACTACAACAAACTCCACGCAGATCCGGAACAGGGCAAAACCCTGGACATCATTCTGAAGAAATTGAAGCATCGAATTGTGGACAACATGTCCAGCAATACGGCGGACACATTGGGCCTGTCCCGCGCTATACTGTGCAACGATTCGCTGGTGAAgcggctggaggagctggagggcACCGAGTTGATGTACAAGGGTCTGGTGGAGCACGCGCGCCGCATGCTGAAGGCCTACTACGACCTGCTGCAGACGTACAAGTCCTTTGGCGATTGCTTCACACAAATCTCGGCGCACGAGCCGCAGCAGCGTGCCTCGGAGGCGTTCCGCACCTTTGGCGAGTTCCATCGAACGCTGGAGAAGGACGGGCTGGGCATCATCAAGCAGATCAAGCCAGTCCTGGCCGATCTGGGGACGTATCTGAACAAGGCGATTCCGGACACAAAGCTCACCGTTCGTCGCTATGCGGATGCCAAATTCACGTACCTCTCTTACTGCCTGAAGGTCAAGGAAATGGATGACGAGGAGCATGGCTTTGCGTCGCTCCAGGAGCCGCTGTACCGCGTAGAAACGGGCAATTACGAGTACCGTCTGATCCTGCGTTGCCGCATGGATGCGCGCAGCAAGTTTGCCAAACTGCGTACGGATGTGCTCGAGAaaatggagctgctggagtgcaaGCATGCCATGGACCTGAACAAGCAGCTGCGCAGCCTGCTCGAGAGTCTGGCCGAGCTGCATCGGAGTCTGGTGGAGCGGCTGGACTCCCTGCCGCCGCTCTTCCCCATCGAGGTGGACTTCAAGGAGACCGACTTTCAGTACAAGTCCAGCACGCTGAAGCCGCAAGAGCTGGACGACGACGAAATCGAAGCCAATGCCAATCCAAACTCACGTCCCGCCAATATTGTCTGTGGCCTCGAGGCCGTCGAGCTGCCGGCGCCCATTGTCAATGTGGAAATCAAGGAGCCCTTGGAGTCCAACGCGGCCACAGATTCCACTAACACGGAGAATGAGACGCTGCTCAAGGAACTGGGTCTGTACGATGTGGATCTGCTGTCCAATCCGCAAACAATTAGCAACCAAAAGGATTCCATTTCGGCCCAAAACGATGGATAcgactttgatttgtttctgAATCAGGCCACAGCGGCATCCAGCAGCCTGGAGCGCGATCTAATGTCGTCGAATGCCGAAGAGATGGATCTTCTGCTGCAATAA
- the LOC117900877 gene encoding PRKCA-binding protein isoform X3, translating to MLTDTDDDFFFEEDKIPEPVPLLIQLDGDTRQTDILEEELRNSERSSSINEATVVLCSSGFGSDRFGSDSSTRQKNELDRLGMTVTTNAVVITKDQSNLIGISIGGGAPMCPCLYIVQIFDGTPAAREGSLQSGDELLAVNSVSVKGKTKVEVAKMIQTATDEVIVHYNKLHADPEQGKTLDIILKKLKHRIVDNMSSNTADTLGLSRAILCNDSLVKRLEELEGTELMYKGLVEHARRMLKAYYDLLQTYKSFGDCFTQISAHEPQQRASEAFRTFGEFHRTLEKDGLGIIKQIKPVLADLGTYLNKAIPDTKLTVRRYADAKFTYLSYCLKVKEMDDEEHGFASLQEPLYRVETGNYEYRLILRCRMDARSKFAKLRTDVLEKMELLECKHAMDLNKQLRSLLESLAELHRSLVERLDSLPPLFPIEVDFKETDFQYKSSTLKPQELDDDEIEANANPNSRPANIVCGLEAVELPAPIVNVEIKEPLESNAATDSTNTENETLLKELGLYDVDLLSNPQTISNQKDSISAQNDGYDFDLFLNQATAASSSLERDLMSSNAEEMDLLLQ from the exons ATGCTGACAGACACCGACGATGACTTCTTCTTCGAGGAGGATAAAAT ACCCGAGCCAGTACCGTTGCTCATCCAGTTAGATGGGGACACGCGGCAAACGGATATACTCGAGGAGGAGCTAAGGAACTCTGAGCGTTCCTCCTCGATCAACGAGGCGACTGTTGTCCTGTGCTCCTCGGGCTTTGGCTCCGACAGGTTTGGCAGCGACTCGTCCACTAGGCAGAAAAATGAGTTAGATCGTTT GGGCATGACTGTCACCACAAATGCCGTCGTCATCACCAAGGATCAGAGCAACTTAATTGGCATCAGCATTGGCGGTGGAGCACCCATGTGTCCCTGTCTCTATATTGTGCAG ATTTTCGATGGCACGCCTGCTGCCCGCGAGGGTTCGCTTCAGTCTGGCGACGAGCTGCTGGCCGTCAACTCCGTCAGTGTGAAGGGCAAGACGAAAGTGGAGGTGGCCAAGATGATACAAACGGCCACCGATGAGGTCATCGTGCACTACAACAAACTCCACGCAGATCCGGAACAGGGCAAAACCCTGGACATCATTCTGAAGAAATTGAAGCATCGAATTGTGGACAACATGTCCAGCAATACGGCGGACACATTGGGCCTGTCCCGCGCTATACTGTGCAACGATTCGCTGGTGAAgcggctggaggagctggagggcACCGAGTTGATGTACAAGGGTCTGGTGGAGCACGCGCGCCGCATGCTGAAGGCCTACTACGACCTGCTGCAGACGTACAAGTCCTTTGGCGATTGCTTCACACAAATCTCGGCGCACGAGCCGCAGCAGCGTGCCTCGGAGGCGTTCCGCACCTTTGGCGAGTTCCATCGAACGCTGGAGAAGGACGGGCTGGGCATCATCAAGCAGATCAAGCCAGTCCTGGCCGATCTGGGGACGTATCTGAACAAGGCGATTCCGGACACAAAGCTCACCGTTCGTCGCTATGCGGATGCCAAATTCACGTACCTCTCTTACTGCCTGAAGGTCAAGGAAATGGATGACGAGGAGCATGGCTTTGCGTCGCTCCAGGAGCCGCTGTACCGCGTAGAAACGGGCAATTACGAGTACCGTCTGATCCTGCGTTGCCGCATGGATGCGCGCAGCAAGTTTGCCAAACTGCGTACGGATGTGCTCGAGAaaatggagctgctggagtgcaaGCATGCCATGGACCTGAACAAGCAGCTGCGCAGCCTGCTCGAGAGTCTGGCCGAGCTGCATCGGAGTCTGGTGGAGCGGCTGGACTCCCTGCCGCCGCTCTTCCCCATCGAGGTGGACTTCAAGGAGACCGACTTTCAGTACAAGTCCAGCACGCTGAAGCCGCAAGAGCTGGACGACGACGAAATCGAAGCCAATGCCAATCCAAACTCACGTCCCGCCAATATTGTCTGTGGCCTCGAGGCCGTCGAGCTGCCGGCGCCCATTGTCAATGTGGAAATCAAGGAGCCCTTGGAGTCCAACGCGGCCACAGATTCCACTAACACGGAGAATGAGACGCTGCTCAAGGAACTGGGTCTGTACGATGTGGATCTGCTGTCCAATCCGCAAACAATTAGCAACCAAAAGGATTCCATTTCGGCCCAAAACGATGGATAcgactttgatttgtttctgAATCAGGCCACAGCGGCATCCAGCAGCCTGGAGCGCGATCTAATGTCGTCGAATGCCGAAGAGATGGATCTTCTGCTGCAATAA
- the LOC117900877 gene encoding PRKCA-binding protein isoform X2 translates to MGMTVTTNAVVITKDQSNLIGISIGGGAPMCPCLYIVQIFDGTPAAREGSLQSGDELLAVNSVSVKGKTKVEVAKMIQTATDEVIVHYNKLHADPEQGKTLDIILKKLKHRIVDNMSSNTADTLGLSRAILCNDSLVKRLEELEGTELMYKGLVEHARRMLKAYYDLLQTYKSFGDCFTQISAHEPQQRASEAFRTFGEFHRTLEKDGLGIIKQIKPVLADLGTYLNKAIPDTKLTVRRYADAKFTYLSYCLKVKEMDDEEHGFASLQEPLYRVETGNYEYRLILRCRMDARSKFAKLRTDVLEKMELLECKHAMDLNKQLRSLLESLAELHRSLVERLDSLPPLFPIEVDFKETDFQYKSSTLKPQELDDDEIEANANPNSRPANIVCGLEAVELPAPIVNVEIKEPLESNAATDSTNTENETLLKELGLYDVDLLSNPQTISNQKDSISAQNDGYDFDLFLNQATAASSSLERDLMSSNAEEMDLLLQ, encoded by the exons AT GGGCATGACTGTCACCACAAATGCCGTCGTCATCACCAAGGATCAGAGCAACTTAATTGGCATCAGCATTGGCGGTGGAGCACCCATGTGTCCCTGTCTCTATATTGTGCAG ATTTTCGATGGCACGCCTGCTGCCCGCGAGGGTTCGCTTCAGTCTGGCGACGAGCTGCTGGCCGTCAACTCCGTCAGTGTGAAGGGCAAGACGAAAGTGGAGGTGGCCAAGATGATACAAACGGCCACCGATGAGGTCATCGTGCACTACAACAAACTCCACGCAGATCCGGAACAGGGCAAAACCCTGGACATCATTCTGAAGAAATTGAAGCATCGAATTGTGGACAACATGTCCAGCAATACGGCGGACACATTGGGCCTGTCCCGCGCTATACTGTGCAACGATTCGCTGGTGAAgcggctggaggagctggagggcACCGAGTTGATGTACAAGGGTCTGGTGGAGCACGCGCGCCGCATGCTGAAGGCCTACTACGACCTGCTGCAGACGTACAAGTCCTTTGGCGATTGCTTCACACAAATCTCGGCGCACGAGCCGCAGCAGCGTGCCTCGGAGGCGTTCCGCACCTTTGGCGAGTTCCATCGAACGCTGGAGAAGGACGGGCTGGGCATCATCAAGCAGATCAAGCCAGTCCTGGCCGATCTGGGGACGTATCTGAACAAGGCGATTCCGGACACAAAGCTCACCGTTCGTCGCTATGCGGATGCCAAATTCACGTACCTCTCTTACTGCCTGAAGGTCAAGGAAATGGATGACGAGGAGCATGGCTTTGCGTCGCTCCAGGAGCCGCTGTACCGCGTAGAAACGGGCAATTACGAGTACCGTCTGATCCTGCGTTGCCGCATGGATGCGCGCAGCAAGTTTGCCAAACTGCGTACGGATGTGCTCGAGAaaatggagctgctggagtgcaaGCATGCCATGGACCTGAACAAGCAGCTGCGCAGCCTGCTCGAGAGTCTGGCCGAGCTGCATCGGAGTCTGGTGGAGCGGCTGGACTCCCTGCCGCCGCTCTTCCCCATCGAGGTGGACTTCAAGGAGACCGACTTTCAGTACAAGTCCAGCACGCTGAAGCCGCAAGAGCTGGACGACGACGAAATCGAAGCCAATGCCAATCCAAACTCACGTCCCGCCAATATTGTCTGTGGCCTCGAGGCCGTCGAGCTGCCGGCGCCCATTGTCAATGTGGAAATCAAGGAGCCCTTGGAGTCCAACGCGGCCACAGATTCCACTAACACGGAGAATGAGACGCTGCTCAAGGAACTGGGTCTGTACGATGTGGATCTGCTGTCCAATCCGCAAACAATTAGCAACCAAAAGGATTCCATTTCGGCCCAAAACGATGGATAcgactttgatttgtttctgAATCAGGCCACAGCGGCATCCAGCAGCCTGGAGCGCGATCTAATGTCGTCGAATGCCGAAGAGATGGATCTTCTGCTGCAATAA
- the LOC117901653 gene encoding thiamine transporter 1 translates to MKYWLKISLLLCTFGFLRELRPSEPYVTEYLAGDYGNLTTEQVYQNVYPFGTYSVLAQLVIVFLITDLVRYKPVIVLSAVAGIVLFAMQIWCDTLGMLQVAQLFYGFFTAAEVAYYTYIYAKVDKERYQIVTGHTRAAILSGKFLGGLVAQVLVSTDTMNYGELYYISLTTQIISLGVSLILPSVPRSLYFYATDASPSSSPTPAGEEIAPQFSMKNATRLLCYHLVSSYSNPIVLQWSLWWSLATCGQIQVISYIQFLWKEVAPQHQSSYNGGVEAVATLLGAVGAIAAGMLNSNKRRSCYMLCNSICAAVLGALLLYASQTKVLWVAYVNYVLFCAIFFFIITVAGAIVAENLVEDSFGLVFGINTLVGLLLQTILTIVVVEPGTGFGLGLRDQYLVNGGYFVCLGTIYGLGILIAKLCARSSNSKQVHITT, encoded by the exons ATGAAGTACTGGCTGAAGAtctccctgctgctgtgcacGTTCGGCTTCCTTCGCGAGCTGCGGCCATCGGAGCCGTATGTGACGGAGTATCTGGCCGGAGACTATGGCAATCTGACCACCGAGCAGGTGTACCAAAATGTCTATCCCTTTGGCACGTACTCGGTGCTGGCGCAGCTGGTGATTGTGTTCCTCATCACGGATCTGGTGCGCTACAAGCCGGTGATCGTGCTGTCCGCCGTGGCTGGCATTGTGCTGTTTGCCATGCAGATATGGTGCGACACCCTGGGCATGCTGCAGGTTGCCCAGCTCTTTTATGGCTTCTTCACGGCCGCCGAGGTGGCCTACTACACGTACATCTATGCCAAGGTGGACAAGGAGCGCTATCAGATCGTCACCGGACACACGCGTGCCGCTATCTTGAGCGGAAAGTTTCTGGGCGGCTTGGTGGCCCAGGTGCTAGTCTCCACCGACACCATGAACTATGGAGAGCTGTACTACATATCGCTGACCACGCAAATCATATCGCTGGGCGTCTCCCTGATCCTGCCCAGCGTGCCACGCAGTCTGTACTTTTATGCGACAGATGCGAGTCCGAGTTCCAGTCCAACGCCTGCGGGTGAGGAAATTGCGCCAcaattttcaatgaaaaatgCCACCCGCCTGCTGTGTTATCATTTGGTGTCCTCCTACTCGAATCCCATTGTCCTGCAGTGGAGTTTGTGGTGGTCCCTGGCCACCTGTGGTCAGATTCAG GTAATTTCGTACATTCAGTTCCTGTGGAAGGAGGTGGCGCCGCAGCATCAGAGCAGCTACAATGGCGGCGTGGAGGCAGTGGCCACACTCCTGGGCGCCGTTGGTGCCATTGCGGCCGGCATGCTGAACTCAAACAAGCGACGCAGCTGCTACATGCTGTGCAACTCCATTTGTGCCGCCGTTCTGGGCGCTCTTCTGCTTTATGCCTCGCAAACCAAAGTCCTCTGGGTGGCCTACGTCAACTATGTGCTCTTCTGTGCcattttcttcttcatcaTCACTGTGGCGGGTGCCATTGTCGCGGAGAATCTGGTGGAGGACAGCTTCGGCCTCGTCTTTGGCATCAACACGCTGGTGGGACTCTTGCTGCAGACCATTCTCACCATTGTCGTGGTGGAACCGGGTAcgggctttggcttgggtCTGCGGGATCAGTATCTAGTCAATGGCGGCTATTTCGTCTGCTTGGGGACCATCTATGGACTCGGCATTCTCATTGCCAAGCTGTGCGCGAGGTCCAGCAATTCAAAACAAGTGCATATAACCACGTAG